In the Anolis sagrei isolate rAnoSag1 chromosome 1, rAnoSag1.mat, whole genome shotgun sequence genome, TTCTGATGACTTTTGCTCAGCCTATACAGATTCTTCTAAGGAGCTTCGACCAATATGCTTGACCATCTAGCTCTACCATTAGGCAAAGTGAGACATACAGAGTGAAAgatacagaacaaacaaacaaagatatGGAACAGTGCCTTACTTTGCCTTGGAAGTAATTCTCATAGAATTAAATGCATTCCTGTTTCCGAGGAAATGAAGTCATGTCCTTGCCCTCCCCTGCTATGTTTTATTACATATCTTGCCTGTCATTATATATGAGGAAAGACGGCAGTTTGAGAGGAACTGTGAAGTAGGCTGTATTACACATCGTGGCAAATGTCTCTGCAGCTTGACGAAGCCCACAGGCTCTGCGAAACTTGCCAAGCACCTCTGGGTAAATACAAAGGAGGAGGAAGTGTCTTTCTCTGTGTGTCAGTATTTGTTTGTGAGAGGAAGACAAAGCCTGTAAAAATAAGGTTGAGGAGGAGGTAGGAAAAAAGGCTTTACTTTGCAGTGAGAGAAAACTCTCTGACCTCATTGCTCCATTACATCGTGGAGGGAGGGCACATTATTTTGGCACAGAGGTTGGCACGAGAATGCAGATCTGTAATAAAGTAAGCACAAGGCACAGTTGGGTGGCCAAGTGTGGATAGCGGGGGCCTATTCCCTTAAGTACAAAAGTGAGAACAATGGTACATTGAGGCAGATTTCGATTCAGTACCTAAATAGTGTTACTGATGGCAAAGTGTATCATTTAGGCCTTTAGAGAATAATGTGCTTTATTCCTTTCATTTCAAAATGTGTGAAGGCAGGCCTGCTGCAGTTGGAAgcctttctcttcattctgctGTACAACGTTCTTGTTCTGGTGGTAGTGGTGACTAACACTTTCAGTGGGAGCAGTTTATCAGCCTCAATGTCAAGCCAAGCCCCATTAGCAGAAATTCTGAAAATCACAATTCTAACAGTGTAACTGTATTCTCTGTACCTAATGACCCTaacaaaaattcaaaacaattacCTGTATTTTCATATATGTACATAACTAGTTTTACCCGTCATggattgctgtggccaaccttccctccctctttctctcctttctttctttctttctttctttctttctttctttctttctttctctccttccttcgtttcttccctccctcttcccttccttccccctttttctttccctgtaaACACAaatacactttatacacataggCTGAAGATAATCTCATACAcagttatttaaatatttttgtgcacaaaacagtTTGTATATATTGAACCATCGGAAAGCAAaggtctcagccacccatgtagacaattttgaaGTTCTGAATAAGGGGTGCTCCAGCTGCGTTCCTAAAGAAGTTTGAACTGCAAGGGCTGCTACATGAAAGTGGGTTAAGGTTTGTCAGGGAATTGCAACACTTTAGAAAATGTCTAATTAAGGGATGTGTTTGCTGTTCCCTGTCTACATAAGAGTAAATGTCCACACCGTGGTTCTTGAAACCTACCTGACAGCTATCATGGAGTTTCATTACTACAGATGGCCAAAGGCAATTTGTTGTCTGAAGCAAAGAACAAGATGGTACTCCTCTCATACCATGTGTAAAAGAAAATGGGATTGACAAGTTTTTTTCCAGATCAGGAGAGAAAGCACCTTCTACCTCACCTGAAGGCAGTCATCTCACTTAGATGTAGAGGGAGGCAGTATACAAGGAATGTATTAGTCTCTTGCATTCAACAGGGAGAAGAAGATAGTGATTCTTGAAGTCAAATttaacattcttttaaaaagtcatcATCTACCTAATGCTGGGTACTTTGGTTACTGATCTATTCAGTGCTGTGTTTCCCTCTGGGAAGATGAGATAGAAAAACATGGCTTAAAATTACTGCGAGAAAAAGACCATAAACTTTGTCAATATAAGGCAATGACTAGAAAAGTTATCTTTTCATTACCACTAtcaaacagataataataataacaacaacaacaacaacaacaacagatcccaagcgtagactctgcaaggaagcagatgaaacaatagatcacaccctcagctgctgcaagaagatcattcagacagactacaagcagaggcagaacactgttgctcagatgattcattggaacttgtgctacaaataccatctgtctgcaaCAAACAACTGGTGGgaacacaagcctgaaaaagttacagagaatgaacacgtcaagcaactctgggacttctggattcagacagacagagttttggagcacaatactcctgatctcacgatcgtgttaaaaaacaaagtatggattgtcgatgttgcaatcccaggtgacagcaggattgaagaaaaacaactggaaaagctgacacgatatgaggatttaaagatcgaattgtaaagactctggcacaagtcagtcaaggtggtcccagtggtgattggcacactgggtgcagtgtctaaagaccttggcctgcacttaaacacaatcggtgctgacaagattaccatctcccagctgcaaaaggccaccttactgggaactacacacattatttgccaatacatcacacagtcctagacacttgggaagtgtgatccaatacaacagccagtagagagtctgctgtggactcatcttgttgtgtttcaaataataataacaactttatttttgtgccccgcctccatctccctgaagggactctgggcggcttccACGGGAacaagcctgatcaacatagttaaaatgaacacattaaaatacataaactacagcataaaacaaaataaaacatcaacattataacaaaataaaaaaacaaccatcaaaccaacaaccatagacctgaaataaaaaaaacatttttaaggaCATGGGGGGTGAACTGGTGCAAATCAATTGTGAGGATGGGGCTAAtggataaatgtatttatttatttcaagcatttgtacccgGTCTTTCTCACTCCcgatgggggactcagggcagctttacaATAGACAACCAGTAGATGCCaaacatcaaatcaaatcaatcataattaaacaacaatgaaaaacaattctaaacattaaaaaatgccACCAGTTTAAAATCAATCCATTGTCGGTTGCATAGGTGCATAAATAAATTAGCGACATTAGGGATAGGGGCAATATAAAGTAGAGCATTGTATCTTTGGTTAGAGAACAGAAGTAAAGTGCAAGGGCAACGTTTTGGGTCATAGGTGGGGCCAAAATTGTCTGTGGAATTGCTTAATGAAAAGCAGACACCACAAGCCTTGGCCAGCATGGTCTTGGTGactagaggattctgggagtcatTGTCAAAAAGATTATCTCCTCCAACCTTGGCACTGGAGCATGTCAGAAACGACCAACTTTTCATGCAAGGAATATCATTTGGGCAGAGAAGATGACAGCCATTCTAGAGAAGAGGCACTAATGCTTTCTGGGGGATGGCAAGGCTgagtcatgggagaaatgtgaaaggaaagcctagagagGTGGGCTAAATGACAAGTCACGACAAGGCAACAGGGAGGTGTGGGTGGTGTGGGGGGTTGGAGATGCCAAGTGATTGAGAGGCGTAAacccagagagagaaagacaagGCAGGGGGTGTTAAAAGGCAGAGGATGCCATCAGTTGTGCTACAGTAGGCCTTCCACTTTTGCTGGGTTTAGGGGAGCAGGATACTCACAAAAGTGGGGAAatcgtaaatgtaaaaaatacCTTTTTTAACTTGGGGGAACAATTTTTTAGGAATCTATAGTTCTTCGGGGtggtggtcaacttccactggagttagagatttctagagagaatatactaattaaatcaatgaataatcaaattcacaacagttaaacccacaaataaaCCTGCTGAAGTTTTAGGAAATCTTTAACTCCTTGGTCCTGCTTATAATGTTTTTTTCCCATGGTATTAAGAGTTTACAGAGAGCTGAGGCAGTTCTTCTCACAAATCTTAGCAACTCTTTTTCACACAAGTGTCattatttgcaaatattttttttaaatgatttttattaagggtTTCCATCATATTACAAAAAAACTTATTGAAAGAAAAGGCTAGATATAGGGTGGGAGTGGGAGTAGTGAGGGTTAAGATGGAGGGGTGTGAGGAGGAagacggggagggagggggagggaaaggataAGGAGACAGAGAGAGTGAGGGCGGGgggataaagaaagaaaagtaagaaaaagtGGAACTAAATAATAAAAAGTGTTGGAGACAGATGGTCAAAGTCTCACTCGTTGACTTCCTTCGTATCTTCCAAGTGGGgggttccttttccttctttcactcttatCTTCTTTatagttttctcttctgtttaCTGAGCTGCGCTATCAAACAAATGGTTAGTATAATTTATCACTTTAgtccaatcagtttcttttatAGGGGTTCCTTTACTTTTGGTGATCAAGTATGTTAACTTGTCCATGTTTTTGATATCTAGGACTTTCACAATCCAATCCTTAgtttcaggaatttcttccttcttccataaTTTCGCGTAGCAGATTCTTGCCGCCGTTATCATTAAGAAGAGCAATTTgtctagattttttttccatttttgagtctAGTATTCCTAGCAGGAAAATCTCTGGTTTAAATTGTAGTTTCACATTTAAGATTTCCTGTATTGTTTTATGGATTCTTTTCCAGTATCGTTTTGCTTTTGGGCactcccaccacatatggtaatatGAGCCCTCCACTCTcccgcacttccagcatttagGGTTTACATTTTTGTacgatttatttaattttttggggGTCATGTACCATCTGTGGGCTACCtttagccaattttcttttaggtctATTGCATAAGTATATCTGATTTTTATTCTCCAAATCTTTTCCCAATCTTCTTTTTTAATAGGTCTGCCAaagttttcattccatcttttcatatattttttctctccctccttctctgaaCTCCATTCCAATAATTTCTTATACAGCTTGGTTATTATCTTCCTGTTTGAGTTTAAGATCTTATCCCAGAAGGTGTCTTGTTCTTGGAATCCTTGTGCATAGTCCTTTTTGTAGCATTCAGTTATTTGAATATATTGGAACCACGatatatttttgtttatccgattcatttcttcttgtgttttCATTACTCTTTCGCCcatctctttttttaatataTCTTTGTACTTCGGCCAATTATTCCAGCCCATCTCTCGTCTTTGGGTAGCTTCTAGAGGAGAGAGCCATAATGGAGTTTTTTCACAAATTTTAGCTCTGTATTTCTGCCAGGTTTTTATAATTGTGGATCTAATTAGATGGTTAccgaatttcttttctttcttggggTCTCCATACCATAGGTAATGGTGCCACCCAGTTCTTAGTTCAACTCCCTCTAATGTGAGTAGTTTTTTCTTCTTTAGTTCCACCCAATCCTTGACCCACATCAGCGCACAGGCTTCGAAGTAAGCTCTTAGGTCCGGGACAGCAAAACCGCCTCTCTTTGTGTCTTCGGTCATATTTTTAAGGTTAATTCTTGCTTTTTTCCCTTGCCAGATATATTTCATTATATCCTTATTCCATTCTTTTAGTAAGTTTTGGTTCCTGATTATTGGTAAATTTTGgaagaggaaaataattttaggcaatATTTTCATCTTAACACAGGCAATTCTTCCCAATAGAGATAGATTTAGGTTTCTCCAactctctatttcttttttcattttcttccaccCTTCTATATAATTATTCTGAATTAGTTGTATATTTTTAGCTGTCATTATTATGCCTAAGTATTTCAATTTAGTTACAATCTGGATATTCCATTTTTCCCCtaatctctctttttctttctgtgcaaTATTCTTCGTTAAGGCTTTTGTTTTATCCAGGTTTAATTTAAAGCCCGCCACCTCGCCGAATTCATTTATTGTTtgtatccattttcccagttttctttCCGGGTCTTCTATTACGCATATAACATCATCGGCATACGCCCTTACTTTAAATTCCAAACCTTGAATTTTTGCGCCCTCTAATTCTTTATCTTCCCTGATTTTGTCAAGTAGTATCTCTATGGTCATAATAAATATCAGGGGAGATAAGGGGCAGCCTTGCCTCGTACCCTTCTCTATTACGATATTCTCCGTTTCTTGCCCATTAACGCAGATTTTTGCCTCTTGTTTCTCATAGATTGCATTTATCATGTTTTGAAAGTGGTATCCAATGCCCATTTCCCTCATAAGCGCTTTGAAAAATTCCCAATTTACCCTATCGAATGCTTTCTCCGCATCAAGTGCTAATAGCATTACTTTTCTTTGGCTATTGATCTCATAGTATTCGATCAGGTCTATTATTGTTCTGACATTGTCCTTCTGCTGTCTATTAGGAAGGAAACCAGATTGTTCTTCTTGGATTCTTTTTGAAAGTAATTTTTTTAATCTCTCTGCGATTATATAGCTAAATATTTTATAGTCTTGATTTAGGAGTGAAATGGGTCTGTAATTTTTCAAATTTTCGGAGTcggagttttctttatgtatcaccGTTATATTTGCCTGTGTCCATGTATTTGGTATAGTTTTAGTTTCTCTAATCATATTCATAATTCTTTTTAAGTATGGTATTAATTCTTCTTGGAAGGTCCTATAGTAGATTGCGGTGAATCCGTCCGGGCCGGGGGCCTTGTCTGTTTTCAGATTCTTGATTGCCTCTTTTATTTCTATATCAGAGAACTCTTTGTTCagctcttctctttcctcttctgagATTCTTCCAATTTTCCTATTTCCTAGATATTCTGAGATTTTTTCATTATCTATCTCATCTCTTTTATATAGGTTTTTATAGTATTTCataaattgtctttttatttcctcttcttttgtatatattttgtctTTATCTTTTAGTTTTGTTACAAATGTTGCTTCTCTTTTCCCTCTTAGCTTCTTCGCTAGCCATTTTCCTGGCTTGTTAGCGTTCATAAAATAGTTTTGTTTTAAGAACTTCAACTCTTTTGCTCTCTCCTCTAGTTCTAGTAGCTCTCTTTGTTTATGTAGTAATTTTAGTTTATCCGTACTCTTATTATCTCGGgggtctttttttaaattttcctcttcttgtttaatTTCTTCCATGATTGCTTCCCATTTTTGTCTTCTTACTTTGTTCTTTCTGGCTTTCTGTTGAATGAAGTTGCCTCGCATTACAGCTTTGCTGGCTTCCCACACTGTATAGAGGTGTGTTCCTTCCTTATCATTTATGTCAAAGAATTCCTTAAGCTTTCTTCTGTTGTTTTCTATGTCCTCTTCTCTTTTCAGTAGGTTTTCGTCCAATCTCCATCTTCTAGTCGTTTCAGACAGATGTAATTTCATCACTAATGGTGAATGGTCTGAATCTATTCTTGGTAATATGcttatttctttaactttcaGTGTTAGGGAATTTGTTATCCATATCATGTCTATTCTTGACCAGCTTCTATAGCGGTTCGAGTAGAAGGTGTAATCTAATTCCTTTTCATGTTTCAATCTCCAAATATCTTGTAATCTATATTCTTGTATCCAATTTAAGATTGACTTTGGTAGGTTTCCACAGTTCGATGttcctttccccttttgtttttgttctttgctTCTATctaatttattgtttattacGCCGTTGAAATCCCCCAAAATTACTAATTGATCAAATGTTTGGGAGTctatttgtctttttattttttccGCAAATGTTGTTTTAGAATCATTTGGGGCATAGATATTGCATAGTAGTAGATTTTTCCCTTGAATTGTGATGGTGACCCCTACAAATCTTCCCTCCTCATCTTTAAATGCTAGGGTTGCCGGAATATTTGCGTCTATATATATAAcgacccctctttttttttttttcacttgctGAGGCGTAGAAGACTCTTCCCAATTTTTTGTTATTAAGGTGTGCTacatgtttttgtgttatgtgcGTTTCTTGTAGGGCAATAACGTGAAACTTTTGCTTTATTAatctattaaatattttatttcttttattcggTGAGTTAATCCCATTGATATTCTGAGAGTAAAGTTTTAATTCTCCATACATTCTTCTTTTTGCgtctcttcctcctgctcctcttcctcctcctccgattCTCCGTATCTCTCGTCCTCTTCCTCCTGTCTCGCTTCTTCTTCTTCGTttgcttcctccttctttcttgatCTTTCATCTTTTAGAATTTCATTCGATGGTATTCTTAATGACCATTCCCATTGTTCTTTCTGCCTGTCTTGTCCATTTTGCCTCTCAGGGGAGTATCTTCCtggttttttcttcctttctctttctctttcgtgCTTGTCTCTTCTTTTTCCAGCCTCTCTTTTTATTTTGTCGTAGAAATCTTTTGCACATTCTTCATTCAAGATCCAGTGACGTTGCTCTCTGTAAGTGACCATGAGACCATCTCCTTTCTCCCAGCGGAATCTTATGTCTTGCTTCTTTAGTTCCTCGGTGAGGaaattatacttccttcttttatTCAGTGTTGCTTTCGGGTATTCTCTCAGTATCgccactttctttcctttgtaaaacacattcttattactatttattttcaGCACTTCGTCTCGGACCGTTTTTTTCGTGAAATTCACGATCACGTCTCttgctgttttgttcttttttgaaTATATAGTATTCACCCGGTATATTCTGTCCGTATGATTTATGACCTCTTGGTCCGTCCAATTCAGCATTTCTGATAAGATTTCCGTTACTTTCTCTTGAATGTTCTCTTTGGCCTCTTCCTCTATATTTCTTAGCCTAAGTTGATATTCCAGCGTCTTTGCTTCTATAGCTTCTTGACTTTCTTCTATCCGATGACTTTTTAGGTCAAAGGTTTTCATTTTCACTGATATTTCCCCTTGTTCTTTCTTTAGCTCCTGCTTTTCCTTCTTAAGATCCTTTAGTTCTCTTTGTATAGAGGCTATGTTTCCTTTCATCACTCCCAGTTCTTCTTTCAGGCTAGCCATCTGTTCCTGTGCTATGGTTTGATAAGCATCCTGTTTTTCCTGCATTTTGTCTTGTTTATCTTGCATCGTTTGTATTTCTGCATTATTTGCAAATATGTATATGCCGCCTATAGCCAAAATTACAAAGAGATGTACctcaataaaatgtaaaatatgcaCAAAATAGAATTGCACTGAAAACAACATATACATTCTTTTTGAAATTCAAGAAACAGATGCCAGGTTGGATTGAACAGGGAAAGTTTGCTCAAGTAAATATGTTTTTAACATGCATCAAAAGCTAAAAACAGTTGGGACATGTCAAAGTTTATGCCTTCTGGAAAGCAAAATGGGCACACAACCATCTTTTAACAGAAGGACCGGTATATTCCAGGAAAACCGAAACAACAGTTAACCAAAACAACAGTGAACAAtgatgtgtgtgtgccttcaagtgaccTGTCGACTCATGACCACTGCATTAcgttcatagagttttcttattcaaggaatactcagaggtgttttgccattgtttttctctgaaatataacctacaacaTCTGGTATAACTTGGCAATCTCCCATCGAAGTTCTGACCAGACCTGACCTTCTTTAGCTTCCAACATGAGGGTATTTAGGCTGGAAACCGAGGTCTAGCAaaaggaaaattcaccttgattccagttcattaatttcaagttgccttgagtcccctctcaggttgagaaatatggggtagaaataaagtaagtaaataacttAATATTACTGAGGTTGGTATGGGTCAGGGCTTCTTAAAATTTTCACACTTGAGACCTCTTCCACCTGAGAAACACATAAGTATATAAAAACTAAACATTTACAGATAATAAATCAATATTTGCCATGCTTACTAAACAGAGCAATTTTCCTTTCTATGAAGAACAGCAGAAGCATTTtgtgcagagtccactgtaaacactggacATTTTTGCTAACAGATTAGTGTAAATGTCTAGGTAGCAGTCACACACCTTTTATTGTTGACAATTTTTTGTGACCACAACACTGAGTTAAAAGGACACTATTTATTTTGggacctacagtttaagaagcaattgTCCAGGTAACAGAGAATTAATGGGGGGTGAGCAGCAAGAACCATAAAGAGTTGATCACAAAGAtggaatattttgagtttgcactaccCTTGGCCCAGCTTTTTAATTGCTCtcaacaggcaggattatttttaatatacagatgttattgtgataatttcatGCTTATGTTGTATTGTTAaatttatgttatgctgtttactttgtatgtttcggtgatgttatttggaaactgccctgagtccccctcggggagatagagcagtatataaataaagtattattattattattattattattaactgaatCTCCCTACTGGAGATAATTAAAAGGACATAAACCAATCACTACTGCACATTTCAGAATAGATggcagttgttagagtggtccagcatttctgtgttctcaaataatatgctgtgtctaggttggttcatcgggtgctcttctatggctgacttctcaggttgattgagtctgcagtgcctttcatgttccttgatttgtgcgtttagtggtccctatgtagattgtCCACTggtgcatggtatatggtagactcctgcagaggtgagacaatccctcttgtcctttgctgaacgtagcatcaGAGCATATCATAAACCAACTAAACgcaggatattatttgagaacacagaaatgctggattacTCTATCAACTaccaggtcagactacacagagaagccattgaaacccacaagtatgtggacaatttcaacagataggaggaaaccatgaaaatgatcaaaatctggctactagtattgaaaaacactaaaatcaggacagtacataaagagaaattctaaaaaaaaccaccagggaattccaaacaagaatcaatcagaggcagctaacacctcccaacaaaggatcccccaggcagcaaccagcctgtctttgaagctgcaaggccatcaaatgccaatcaaggtggccaattaaaacattcacacttgcctcaaacaaacaagagttatttctcccaccctggacattccacagatacataaacctcacttgcctagtttccagctgacccctcaacccctgaggatggctgccatagatgtcggtgaaacatcaggagagaatgcttctggaacatggccatacagcctggaaacctcacagcaactctGTGTTAATCTCTGTTACATTTATCAGTTGTGCTTCTCTTTTGGCTCTACATGAGACTCTACCTGATGCAACCTTTACTGGGTATCAAgaagcattaattaaaaacacacactttAACCAGGAAAAAGTAGACCAGGCTCTGTCCAACATGCCCCGGAAGCAGTAGCTGGCTCACAAAACAGTGTGGGAGTTTGAATAAGATCTGGAGTTTAATGTGAGTGTATAAAGCACtgcccaaggtgctgaacttaaTTTAGGGATAGGGTTCAAGGCTTACCCCTTCAAAGTTCTGCCTCAAATCCAGAGGATATTCATGGAATGCTGTCTATATTTTCAGATACATGTGAAATCAAAGGAAATCtgtaacagggttgttgtagatttttcaggttgtatggccatgttcggactccccagtggtgcagtggattaagatgctgagctgctgagtttgttgatcgaaaggtcacaggcttTATACctgcagcgtgagcttccgctgtcagccccagcttctgccaacctagtaaatcgaaaacatgcaaatgtgagtagatcaataggtaccactccagcaggaaggtaacatcgcaccatgcagtcatgccggccacatgaccttggaggtgtctatggacaacgccggctcttcggcttagaaatggagatgagcaccacaccccagagtcggacacaactggacttaacgtcaagggaaaacctttacctttacctatgaccatgttctagaagcattctctctggacgtttcacctgcatctatggcaggaatcctcagaggttgtgaggtctgttggaaactaggaaaactggatttatttatctgtggaaagtccagtcCAGCCAGTGCCTTAAACTGTGTCTGCATGTGGGGTGTCTTTTAGTCCAAGCAATACCATGTCCACTATTCATTTGGTAGTAATCTGATAATctcacttcaacaacacaaaactATAAACAGACTCTTTAAAAAACAAGATTTTCCTGCAACAACGTCAGGACAAAGTGTACTCCCTGCAAAAGAAGTGGAAGCATTGAATGATTTctcaaagaaggagaagaagaaggggatcaagaagatggaaggaaaaagcattaagagagaagggagagggagggagggaggaaaaaatgaaagaacaggaAGGAGAATAAAAAATTAGCAAAACCAGTATAAAACTCCCTTTGGGCAATTCTGCTCATTATTTTATAGTGCAACAGGTTATAAGAGCTTCATTATCATCCGTATCCTTCATTCTCCCTGAACGGACATAAAATCTGGTGCAGAGAAGTGACctaataagtgtgtgtgtgtgtgtgtgtgtgtgaccttattattagttattaaggTTGCTGCCTAAGGTTGCAGATGTTGGGATGTCATGGAAGCAAATTAAAGTCATttattactgtttttttttttttgttttttgccagaAATGAAGAAGGAGGTGGCTGTAGGATTATCTGCTTATGTGTCAAAATAACTTGGTTAGCTTTGTGTTCTCACAGCTGAATGCAGGGAAGGGGACAGCATTTTCtgctctgcctcaggcagcaaaatgtattGGTAGCCTTGAGTACTGGAGGAGCCTTACTCTAGAGTTTAACTAATAGACATGTCAACCCTATGGACCTCGAAGCCCGTCAACAGAGCAGAGATGTAAAATAAGACATTGCTCCCCTCTTTGGGGAAACCAGGACCAAATTATTCCCACATTCTTGAGATTTGGCATCATTTCAGTACTGTGCCCTCCTCCCCAGTTTATccatgtttttctctcttttttactcTGTGTTTCAATATTTGAGCAGAAttctacatacattcaaatcagaATACACCAAAGAAAAAAGACACATACGCCTCAaactaaaaaagaaaggaaaaagacatAAAATGCATAAACAATATGACTTCCTACTGTAGTAACTTTGCTATGATTcataacatcatagaatcatagagttggaagagatctcgtgggccatccagcccaaccccctgctaagaagcaggaaaattgcattcaaagcacccccgacagatgtccacccagcctctgtgtaaaagcttctaaagaaggggCCGCtgccacactctggagcagagagttccactgctgatcagctctCTGAAAGGTCAactgttcaaatctggagagtggggtgtcagctccagcttccatgcagggacataagagaagccccccacaggatggtaaaacatccaggtgtcccctgggaaacatccttgcagatgaccaattctctcacaccagaagagacttgcagtttctcaaatcgctcctgacatgaaaaaaaattcataTAGTCATTTTAAATCAGCAGGTGGCCTGAaggtaaatacacacacacacaaagttaatCTATG is a window encoding:
- the LOC137096915 gene encoding golgin subfamily A member 6-like protein 25, with amino-acid sequence MQDKQDKMQEKQDAYQTIAQEQMASLKEELGVMKGNIASIQRELKDLKKEKQELKKEQGEISVKMKTFDLKSHRIEESQEAIEAKTLEYQLRLRNIEEEAKENIQEKVTEILSEMLNWTDQEVINHTDRIYRVNTIYSKKNKTARDVIVNFTKKTVRDEVLKINSNKNVFYKGKKVAILREYPKATLNKRRKYNFLTEELKKQDIRFRWEKGDGLMVTYREQRHWILNEECAKDFYDKIKREAGKRRDKHERERERKKKPGRYSPERQNGQDRQKEQWEWSLRIPSNEILKDERSRKKEEANEEEEARQEEEDERYGESEEEEEEQEEETQKEECMEN